The following are encoded in a window of Chthoniobacterales bacterium genomic DNA:
- a CDS encoding type II toxin-antitoxin system HicB family antitoxin has protein sequence MKRPQLAIPPTRRMCPACMATGRTQPEVENEMHDAIEFHLEGLQAEGMPIPEPLR, from the coding sequence TTGAAGAGACCTCAACTGGCTATTCCGCCTACTCGCCGGATGTGCCCCGCCTGCATGGCGACGGGACGCACCCAGCCCGAGGTGGAAAATGAGATGCACGACGCTATCGAATTCCATCTCGAAGGATTACAAGCGGAGGGAATGCCGATTCCCGAGCCGTTGCGCTAA